The following proteins come from a genomic window of Lolium rigidum isolate FL_2022 chromosome 5, APGP_CSIRO_Lrig_0.1, whole genome shotgun sequence:
- the LOC124657760 gene encoding alpha-amylase/trypsin inhibitor-like, whose amino-acid sequence MVSSMASSRVLQVLLLLILTVAIATDATTITVVNKCSYTVWPGALPGGGVRLEPGRSWTLNMPAGTAAARVWPRTGCSFDGSGRGHCITGDCAGALVCRVSGEQPATLAEYTLGQGGGRDFFDLSIVDGFNVPMNFQPVGGASCRGASCAADITRECLPELKVAGGCASACGKFGGDTYCCRGQFTDNCPPTNYSRFFKGKCPDAYSYAKDDQTSTFTCPAGTNYQIVLCP is encoded by the coding sequence ATGGTATCATCGATGGCGTCCTCTCGTGTCCTCCAGGTCctgctcctcctcatcctcacagtcgccatcgccaccgacgccaccACCATCACCGTCGTCAACAAATGCTCCTACACGGTGTGGCCAGGCGCACTGccgggcggcggcgtgcggctcgAACCGGGGAGGTCATGGACGCTCAACATGCCGGCCGGCACCGCGGCCGCCAGGGTGTGGCCGCGCACCGGGTGCAGCTTTGACGGCAGCGGCCGCGGCCACTGCATCACGGGCGACTGCGCCGGTGCGCTGGTGTGCCGTGTCTCCGGCGAGCAGCCCGCGACGCTGGCCGAGTACACCCTAGGGCAGGGCGGAGGGCGGGACTTCTTCGACCTGTCCATCGTCGACGGGTTCAACGTGCCCATGAACTTCCAGCCGGTGGGTGGAGCGTCGTGCCGGGGCGCGAGCTGCGCCGCGGACATCACGAGGGAGTGCCTGCCGGAGCTGAAGGTGGCGGGAGGGTGCGCGAGCGCGTGCGGTAAGTTCGGCGGCGACACCTACTGCTGCAGGGGCCAGTTCACTGACAATTGCCCGCCGACCAACTACTCGAGGTTCTTCAAGGGGAAATGCCCTGACGCGTACAGCTACGCCAAGGATGACCAGACCAGCACCTTCACCTGCCCTGCCGGAACAAACTATCAGATCGTCCTCTGCCCGTAG